GAGCGTGTGGTAGAAAGAACATAATCTGGCTTGGATTTACGTCCAAGAATGGCGAAGATTCGTCTACTGACCAAGAGCCATTACCGTTAATATATGCCAAGTCTTCATCGTCAAAGACAGGATCATAAAATGAGCATCTCGATACTTTCAACAAATAGAGAAGTTCTAACAAAAGCGCCAATTGAAACCTAGCAGGGAAATCTTGATGGAAATTACCTAGCGCAAGACATCGTACATGTGTAACCTGGAATGGAGTTAGTGATTGATGTAAGCTCTGTAATAATTCGCTTCCACGAATAGCATTTCTAGCCTCATCTATTTGCTCATCGAAAGATCGTACCTTGATagaattggaatttgatttggatttaCCACTTTTCTGGAAACCATCGGTACCGGTACTCATTGAGGTATAACTGTGGTGCTGATGCTGGTGCTGATGCCGATGCTGGTGCTGTGCTGATAATAACTCAAGCTTGATGGATGAGAAACTATCGAATGAACTATGTTATATGCTTAGACACTGCCTGAGAGAGAAATTAGCGATGGTGAAATCTGCAAGTTAAAAAttcattacccggatagAACGTgacaaaatataaaatGAACAAAACAGCCGGACACCACGTACACCGTTACCGCCGGACTTTGAACATTAGATTGCGACTCACCTTGTCCTATCTATGGCCCGGAAAACCATTGTTAGGCccaaaaaaagttgaaaagtgaaaaaatgaaaaaagccagagataaaagaaatatgaaaaaaaacaaccaGCAAGTAAAATTTATTCCAATTGGTTTCTCTCTGGAGCGAGATGAGATAACGTTGAAATGGTTTAAAAGCACTTGGAAGGTGATTCAAATTGGTTGTTTTTTTGTGGTAGTCAGTTGGGTAGACTATATTTGGTATCAGGATTGCTCTGTTATTTTCTTACTGCGGCTCTCTGTCTCTCTTTCTCCGTCTCTGCTGTGTGGATTCTCTTCAATTAAAGATCCCGCATTCTTTCAATCGAAATCCAAGTTAAAGAAAAACGCATATACAACTCGTAACTGAACGAAGTTGttgttttgatatttgcCGGTTCTTTCGTTTCATAATTCTATCAAGAAAATGCGTAAGTGTAAAGTTTTCGTTGGTAATTCCCATCCGGAATTGGGTCATTTGGTCTGTGAAAGACTAGGTATTGAAGCAGCTCCAtgtactttgaaaaagttTGCCAATGGTGAGACATCTGTCCAGATCGGTGTTTCGGTTAGAGATGAAGACGTTTATGTGATTCAAAGTGGGTCCCCAGAGATTAACGACCATATTATGGAACTATTGATCTTGGTCAGTGCTTGTAGAGGTGGTTCTGCTAAGAAGATCACTGCTGTGATTCCACAGTTCCCATACTCTAAGCAATGtaagatgaagaagcatAGAGGTGCCATTACTGCAAGAATGTTGGCCAACTTGTTGATCATGGCAGGAGCTGATCACGTCGTTTCGATGGATTTGCATGCATCTCAAATGCAAGGGTTCTTCACCAAACCTGTCGATAACTTATACGGCGGACCAAGCCTCGGTAAATGGATCAGAGAGCATGTCGAAGACTACAGAGAAGCAGTTGTTGTGTCCAAGAACCCAGGCGGCACCAAGAGAGTCACTGCTTTGGCTGACTCTTTGAAGATTAACTTCGCTATGATCCATACGGATCGTCGTCGTTCCAAGGATCTCTACTCTCAGAACAAGGATAAGTTGCAATTGAAGCAAAGGAAACAATCTATGTTAAGGAAAAACAAACCAATCATCAGACCCGGGGACTTTGAGAATGAGGAGGAGAATATCATCTTGACGAACGGTATTCAAACTGCTCGTGTTATCAAGGGCCACGTCGTTGACGACGAATACGTTGATGATGCTGACGCTATACAGTCCGATGGCGAGGGTTCTATCGGAACCATTGGTTCCTTTGATGCTGTTGATTCGgaagatgacgaagaagatgatgagcAACCGGAAAAATTGATCACTTTGGTTGGTAACGTTCAGGGCCGCACCGCTATTATCTTGGATGATATGATCGATAGACCAGGTTCCTTCATCTCTGCTGCTGAACACATGGTCAAAAATTGTGGGGCTAAAGAAGTCTACGTTATCGCTACTCATGGTATCTTTACAGGTGACTGTCTAGAACAGCTTGAAATGTCAGACGATATTCATAAGGTTGTAGTCACAAACACGTATCCAATTTCAGAAGAACGAATcagaaaatcaaagaagctTGTCATAATTGATGTCTCTTCGATATTCGCTGAATGTATTCGCCGTGACCATTATGGTGAAAGTATTTCAGTGTTGTTCGACTCATTAGCTTCTCTATAGTCTAAGACTGGAGTAGGTCTAAGAGAACAAAAGGGCAAGCAAACAACCGTCGTCCTGCTTCCGGGCAACTTAAATGCTGTATCAGTAGGAATTGAtacgaagaaaaaatacaaCTACACTGACACCTCACTCCTGTACATTAAATCGAAACAAAGTTACGCGCAAGGTCCAATTAGTACACACGGTTATGCTAATTTgggttcttcaaatattaCTATTGGAAATAATCAACACAACCACAGTCCCTTTAAAAAATGGTACTCTAAAGTCTAAGAATGAAGATGATCCAATATTTATTAAATAGAGTTATGTCtcattttatcatttcattttctttcccAATCGATATCATAAAATGGTTTTTATCTTCTCTTCTATCTTTTGAGCACCATTAAACTGAGCTGAAAGTGCAGTTCAAAACACTGTTCGCGTCGTAGAAAAACAATTATCTTAAACTAACTTTAAAGACTAACCCCAATGATGCACTCACTTTGGATTGCAGGACTTGCCTCCTGTTGCATTGTTTTACAGTGTAACAAACAGAGACAACGTACTAACGGAGCATTGGCAGATCAAAACTTAAAACATAACCTAattctcattttctttcaattcgAAGGCAATTAGTTCATAATTGTCGTCAGCTTATGAATTACAAATGATCGGGAATATCTCTACCAGGTTTAGTTTGACATTGTAGATTATGTAAATCTTGATTTAACCAAATTAACTGTAAGATGAATTTGGCCAAAGTAGACTCGCACGACATTCTTCCGCAGGTTCATGTGTATCCACGCATAGTGTATCTCACACCAGTAAAGATAAAATAAATGTCAAAAAAACAGAATGCGCATTATCTAAAAACGTAAGCTTATAAACAGGAGTATAAACAGAAAGGAATTATGTTCCAAGCCAAGCAGCTAGTATAATTATTCCTTTTTAGTGTCTTCTTTTTTAGCCGCCTGTTCTTTGGCAGTAGGAAGGTTCAATGTTTCTGTAATGCTTTTACGCTTGAAAGATAAATTTGGACTGGTGATGTTCACTGGTGTAAATTTCTGCGGCAATATGACCCTGTTAAATTTATTTCTGAACTTTTGAGAAACATGATCAACATCTAAATGCCTGGTTAATGAGATTTTTGGAATACAACTGATGTAATGTCTGTCATCAAGTTGTACATCCAAAGGGTCTTGCGTATGACAACCAGGTGACATCTTTAATCGAACGGCGTGTGATTTATTACCAGATGCATCGGTACTCTCGTATAACTCAAAGTTTATTTGCGATAAATAATCGAATTCTGGCAATGCGTTCCTTGCGATTCTCATCGGTAAACCAGATTCATAGATGATGTTCAACAATGTGTAAATGTGTGACTCCTTAGTGAAATATGCAACACATGCTGGTgtatctttcttcttcatttcatcaatatcgTTGAAGATCTGCTTTGCCAATGGTAAAGATGTCAACAAGCCAATGTCTAATTTCTCATTATCCTCAATACCGTACTCCTGGGGACAAATAAAATCGAAGAGAACCTTAGAAAGCTTGAACAATTCCCTTAATTGAATGAACTTCGGATCATCGAATGTGGAATTCGAAGAACGGGGTGATTTGGATCCGCTTTCAACACTTTCAAGAACCCATCCAAGAGATCCGACACTATTCGAACTTTTTGAATTAGAGGAAGATTGGTTAGTCATTTGGGCATTAGAAGAGTCTGGGATTTTGAAGTTGTTTCTAGCTAAAATATTGATGGGGTACCTGTCAACCAAAGAATGATGACAGACCTCTTCGTTTTCAACTTCAGTATCATCATCAGGCATGAAGATGTGCTCTAAAAACTGTCTGTTGTGAAGAGCATCGTACTTCATAGTATCATATAATTCACTAATCTTGGATGGATCTACCTTATCCACAGTAACAAACTCTTTGAACAGCTTATCCCAACGCTCCTTGAATAGCATTGAATCTTCTGCACAGCACCAGCATGTTTGcatttcttcaacgttTTTTGTAGCAAAGTTGTGATCCATGATTTTTTTATGGTAGTTCATTAAATCAACAACTCTCTTTATGACTAAGTAAGGTTCAGGCATCTTAGCAGGCCAAGCAAATTGAGGTGGTGCCTCCTTCCCCATTCTTAATAATGGttttagtttctttttcaccTTATCCATAAGGTCTTTAGCTGCATTGGAGTCATCTAGCAAGTCTTTTCTTATACTGATCTCGTCGCTACTAATTTCATCCGCACCGAATAGAGCTGTGGCCCATATTTGGGCCGAAACTAGAACCCTCCTTtcggaagaagaaaatatctTGATGTTGTGCAAGATGTTCTTGTTTAACAAATCAAAGTCTTGTCTCATCTGCTCACCTAATTCTTCAGCTTGGAAATGAGCGGAGTGTGTTGGCTCACCACCCCATTTGAGAATGAATTGAACCTTCTCCACTTCGTTGTCTTTGTTCAGAACTGGTTTTAATTGAATCTTAGTTCCAGGAAAactgatttttttttccaaagcgTTTGCTAAGACAGCAAGTTTCGCTGGATCTTCAGCATTTTCCTCTTGTGCAATTTTGAGTGCTTGCAGAACAATTTGCAAgtcattgatatttcttatgactacttcttctttgtgACCTTTCAATAAAGACAAAAATATCGGAGAGGTAAACGAGTGCTTGAGTTTCTGTTTTGGTGTACGGTCTGCATGACGGATAACAGTAACTAGCCCCTTAAATACCCATTTTTGAGTTTTCTCCTCTTGAATTGCAGGAAGGTTCCGCTTTTCTAGGTCCATCAATTTTTTGGCGTTGTAGAAGGTATCTCTCAAAATTTTGGCACAGGCATCATAGTATTCTGTGTTATCTTTGACAAATGAAAACCCATTAACATCAATGACATAACTCTTGCCCTCAACACGTAATAAATCGAAACCACAGATCATTTGAGCGAACGTCTTCGACACTTGACGAgccatttctttttcttctggagAAAGTTCAGTAATATATCTAATTTCCTTTCCGTGAGTGTTTCTGCGCACAATACCATCGACTACAGGGGATTTTCTGGTTTCAGCATGACAAAAAGTTTCACCTACAGTGTATGCTTTCACATCTTCGAAATTATCGGTATCCATGAATTTTTCGTAGATGTATGAACCTTCAGTACGAGGTTGAATCAAAGTAGGGTCAAATTCGGAAGATTTATTACCGACCTTTCTGAATAATCTACGCCCACCGCCTCCGTTTTTCGAATGATAATAGATGTATATATTGTGATCTTCACCATCCACAGGTTTTTCAACGAATGGTTTGGTCATCACCTTACCCTCAACTTCCAAGGTGTCATCGTCCACCATTCTCCAGTTGGGTTCTTGAACAGTTGAAACAATAACTCCACGTTCGGCAAGCATAGATTTCagttcatcatcaattttgGGACCACCATCTCTTGTAATTTCCAATCTAGGAGGGGTAGGTACGTTGCTTGCCGCCAGCAACCTGAGACACAACCTTCTATCCCACAATACTTTTTGcataatcaaatcattaatGATATATGGTTTTCTTAACTTGACATATTTGATAGCCTTTTCTAGAGGGAACccattggaaaagaatgatattAGAAAGTCGCAAGTAGGCCAGTTTTCAATGCTTTCATCCAATATAACTTTATCGCCAAAAATTATAGTCTCAAACTCACCGTGTTCAATTAGTCTGTTTAAGATATGTCTGCATGGCTTGGATAACACTTTCGCATCCATGGCACAAACACCAATTTTACCAATCTTTGGTAGCTGAGGCTTGGACGAGGAAGTTGAAGCTTTCCTCGAAGAATTTGTCGAACTTGGAGTTGTTGATCCGTCAGTGTTGGTTGTGACAGCTTCATTAGAGACTAATGCTTGCGGAATGAAGGGGAATGCATGAGGTTCTTCCAGCATAGGAGATGGACTAGGCGATCCTTCCAGAATAGCAGAAACTGATGCTGATCCACTTTGGTTACTTTTCAGTCTTTGAAGCTTGTTACCATTCATGCTATCGAATGAGGTGCCTAGGACACTGGGAGTCATATGAC
The genomic region above belongs to Kluyveromyces lactis strain NRRL Y-1140 chromosome B complete sequence and contains:
- the PRS1 gene encoding ribose phosphate diphosphokinase subunit PRS1 (highly similar to uniprot|P32895 Saccharomyces cerevisiae YKL181W PRS1 5-phospho-ribosyl-1(alpha)-pyrophosphate synthetase involved in nucleotide histidine and tryptophan biosynthesis one of five related enzymes which are active as heteromultimeric complexes), with the protein product MRKCKVFVGNSHPELGHLVCERLGIEAAPCTLKKFANGETSVQIGVSVRDEDVYVIQSGSPEINDHIMELLILVSACRGGSAKKITAVIPQFPYSKQCKMKKHRGAITARMLANLLIMAGADHVVSMDLHASQMQGFFTKPVDNLYGGPSLGKWIREHVEDYREAVVVSKNPGGTKRVTALADSLKINFAMIHTDRRRSKDLYSQNKDKLQLKQRKQSMLRKNKPIIRPGDFENEEENIILTNGIQTARVIKGHVVDDEYVDDADAIQSDGEGSIGTIGSFDAVDSEDDEEDDEQPEKLITLVGNVQGRTAIILDDMIDRPGSFISAAEHMVKNCGAKEVYVIATHGIFTGDCLEQLEMSDDIHKVVVTNTYPISEERIRKSKKLVIIDVSSIFAECIRRDHYGESISVLFDSLASL
- the VIP1 gene encoding inositol polyphosphate kinase VIP1 (similar to uniprot|Q06685 Saccharomyces cerevisiae YLR410W VIP1 Homologous to S. pombe asp1) — translated: MSSPGSISDEGQEAINGNTMPPLFLDSNTKKAMESIAPILEGFTPKTSSSENKSLKLPPAGFTSDDDDETNKLVRTLSISSTGSTGRHMTPSVLGTSFDSMNGNKLQRLKSNQSGSASVSAILEGSPSPSPMLEEPHAFPFIPQALVSNEAVTTNTDGSTTPSSTNSSRKASTSSSKPQLPKIGKIGVCAMDAKVLSKPCRHILNRLIEHGEFETIIFGDKVILDESIENWPTCDFLISFFSNGFPLEKAIKYVKLRKPYIINDLIMQKVLWDRRLCLRLLAASNVPTPPRLEITRDGGPKIDDELKSMLAERGVIVSTVQEPNWRMVDDDTLEVEGKVMTKPFVEKPVDGEDHNIYIYYHSKNGGGGRRLFRKVGNKSSEFDPTLIQPRTEGSYIYEKFMDTDNFEDVKAYTVGETFCHAETRKSPVVDGIVRRNTHGKEIRYITELSPEEKEMARQVSKTFAQMICGFDLLRVEGKSYVIDVNGFSFVKDNTEYYDACAKILRDTFYNAKKLMDLEKRNLPAIQEEKTQKWVFKGLVTVIRHADRTPKQKLKHSFTSPIFLSLLKGHKEEVVIRNINDLQIVLQALKIAQEENAEDPAKLAVLANALEKKISFPGTKIQLKPVLNKDNEVEKVQFILKWGGEPTHSAHFQAEELGEQMRQDFDLLNKNILHNIKIFSSSERRVLVSAQIWATALFGADEISSDEISIRKDLLDDSNAAKDLMDKVKKKLKPLLRMGKEAPPQFAWPAKMPEPYLVIKRVVDLMNYHKKIMDHNFATKNVEEMQTCWCCAEDSMLFKERWDKLFKEFVTVDKVDPSKISELYDTMKYDALHNRQFLEHIFMPDDDTEVENEEVCHHSLVDRYPINILARNNFKIPDSSNAQMTNQSSSNSKSSNSVGSLGWVLESVESGSKSPRSSNSTFDDPKFIQLRELFKLSKVLFDFICPQEYGIEDNEKLDIGLLTSLPLAKQIFNDIDEMKKKDTPACVAYFTKESHIYTLLNIIYESGLPMRIARNALPEFDYLSQINFELYESTDASGNKSHAVRLKMSPGCHTQDPLDVQLDDRHYISCIPKISLTRHLDVDHVSQKFRNKFNRVILPQKFTPVNITSPNLSFKRKSITETLNLPTAKEQAAKKEDTKKE